One window from the genome of Desulforamulus ruminis DSM 2154 encodes:
- a CDS encoding 4Fe-4S dicluster domain-containing protein: MNISEKIREAAKNLLAEKKVDLVVGFAEGSLPLRSTPYFARTPEQAENLIWSATCENNLANFVRKRGEKVAVVAKGCDVRAIVGLIKEGQINKDNLTILGVPCEGMVDRKQIDQILEGRDLLEVIDTGEELVLKGKGLEKTVAKADVLFGSCQTCQYNTPVIFDQLMGEAVPAKEADYGDIEAFEALSEEERSAFIAKEMQKCIRCYACRQACPMCYCSECFVDCGAPAWIGKSAKSVDDNALFQVVRVLHLAGRCVDCGACERACPMGIKLSILNRKMVKDVKELFGAEAGVNLEDPPALNTHKFEDNEDFML; this comes from the coding sequence ATGAACATAAGCGAAAAGATACGAGAAGCCGCCAAAAACCTGCTGGCAGAAAAAAAAGTCGATCTGGTGGTGGGATTTGCTGAAGGTAGCCTGCCCCTCCGCAGCACCCCATACTTTGCTAGAACCCCGGAACAGGCGGAAAACCTGATATGGAGCGCCACCTGCGAAAACAACCTGGCCAACTTCGTGCGCAAGCGCGGAGAAAAAGTGGCGGTGGTGGCCAAGGGCTGTGACGTGCGGGCCATCGTGGGCCTGATAAAAGAAGGTCAGATCAACAAAGACAACCTGACCATCCTGGGTGTACCTTGCGAAGGCATGGTGGACCGGAAACAAATCGACCAAATCCTGGAGGGACGGGACCTCCTGGAAGTGATTGATACGGGAGAAGAACTGGTGCTGAAGGGGAAGGGCCTGGAAAAGACGGTGGCTAAAGCCGACGTCTTGTTTGGTTCCTGCCAGACCTGCCAATACAACACCCCGGTGATCTTTGACCAACTGATGGGCGAAGCGGTGCCGGCCAAAGAAGCGGACTACGGGGACATCGAAGCCTTTGAAGCCTTAAGCGAAGAAGAAAGATCCGCCTTCATCGCCAAAGAAATGCAAAAATGCATCCGCTGCTACGCCTGCCGCCAGGCCTGTCCCATGTGCTACTGCAGCGAATGCTTTGTGGACTGCGGAGCGCCGGCCTGGATTGGCAAAAGCGCCAAGAGCGTAGACGACAACGCCCTGTTCCAAGTGGTGCGGGTGCTCCATCTGGCGGGACGCTGCGTGGACTGCGGAGCCTGCGAGAGAGCCTGCCCCATGGGCATCAAACTCTCCATCCTGAACCGCAAAATGGTTAAAGACGTCAAAGAACTGTTCGGTGCGGAAGCCGGGGTCAACCTGGAAGACCCGCCGGCCCTGAACACCCACAAATTTGAAGATAATGAAGACTTCATGCTATAG
- a CDS encoding 4Fe-4S dicluster domain-containing protein translates to MIVSKSEIASLLTQLAKEYRVLAPVNKDGLIEFSVIENGEEACLGFANTKKPGKEILFPQSEELYRYTVSAEGVRMEDGVDATDTIVFGLHPCDVKSLVLLDNVFKNDQYEDIYYLTRRGNTLIVGLGCNEPGSTCFCSNMNSGPFAKEGSDIFLTDIGEAYLVEGVSEKGNALLSKLELKAAGTEAKEAAAKLQREVKADHGVVLEGISEKLAGMFEHPFWESLHEKCIGCGACTYLCPTCHCFDIADEATDCNGCRVRNWDACMFPLFTLHGSGHNPRTGGKARWRQRLMHKFNYFVDRYNATACVGCGRCIKNCPVNLDIRQALADIRALD, encoded by the coding sequence ATGATCGTAAGCAAAAGCGAAATTGCGAGCCTGCTGACCCAACTGGCAAAAGAATACCGGGTGCTGGCCCCGGTGAACAAAGACGGACTGATTGAATTCAGCGTCATAGAAAACGGGGAAGAGGCCTGCCTGGGCTTTGCCAACACCAAAAAGCCGGGCAAAGAAATCCTTTTCCCTCAGTCCGAAGAACTGTATCGCTATACAGTGAGCGCTGAAGGAGTAAGGATGGAAGACGGCGTTGACGCCACGGACACCATTGTATTTGGCCTGCACCCCTGCGACGTCAAATCCCTGGTGCTGCTGGACAACGTATTTAAAAACGACCAGTACGAAGACATCTACTACCTGACCCGGCGGGGGAACACCCTGATTGTGGGACTGGGCTGCAACGAACCGGGAAGCACCTGTTTCTGCAGCAACATGAACAGCGGTCCCTTTGCCAAAGAAGGAAGCGATATCTTCCTGACCGACATTGGGGAAGCCTACCTGGTGGAAGGCGTCAGCGAAAAGGGCAACGCCCTGCTGAGCAAACTGGAACTGAAAGCCGCCGGAACAGAAGCCAAAGAAGCGGCGGCCAAACTGCAGAGGGAAGTGAAAGCGGACCATGGCGTGGTGCTGGAAGGCATCAGCGAAAAACTGGCGGGGATGTTTGAACATCCCTTCTGGGAGAGCCTGCACGAAAAATGCATTGGCTGCGGGGCCTGCACCTACCTGTGTCCCACCTGCCACTGCTTTGACATTGCGGATGAAGCCACCGACTGCAACGGCTGCCGGGTGAGGAACTGGGACGCCTGTATGTTCCCGCTGTTTACCCTGCACGGTTCGGGACACAACCCGAGGACCGGGGGCAAAGCCCGTTGGAGACAGCGGCTAATGCATAAATTCAACTACTTTGTAGACCGGTACAATGCCACCGCCTGCGTTGGCTGCGGTAGGTGCATCAAAAACTGTCCTGTGAACCTGGATATCCGCCAAGCGCTGGCAGACATCCGGGCACTGGACTAG
- a CDS encoding FAD/NAD(P)-binding protein: MRNPYLPLPMKLAKNFTETTDKLIHTFTLEFANEQDAENFQYQPGQFAEVMVYGKGEAPFGIASSPTEKGILKFSVAKVGVVSTALHMLEEGAVVGVRGPLGNSYPLEQLKGKSLTIIGGGFAFTTLRSTIQYILNPANRGDYGDLTVIYGARNPGLLLYKDELAEWDARSDINLITTIDREAEGWGGRVGFIPTVTKEVAPKTDYAIICGPPVMIKFTMPVLEECGFTPERIIMSLENRMKCGIGMCGRCNVGSKYVCKDGPVFTKAQLDCLPNEY, encoded by the coding sequence ATGAGAAACCCCTATCTGCCGCTGCCGATGAAACTGGCGAAGAACTTTACCGAAACAACCGACAAACTCATACACACCTTTACCCTGGAATTTGCCAATGAACAAGATGCGGAAAACTTTCAATACCAGCCGGGACAATTTGCGGAAGTGATGGTTTACGGCAAAGGGGAAGCGCCCTTTGGCATTGCGTCCTCTCCCACTGAGAAAGGCATCCTGAAATTCTCGGTGGCCAAAGTGGGCGTAGTCTCCACCGCCCTGCACATGCTGGAAGAAGGAGCCGTGGTGGGTGTGCGGGGGCCCTTGGGGAACAGCTACCCCCTGGAGCAGTTGAAGGGCAAGAGTCTGACCATTATTGGCGGGGGCTTTGCCTTTACCACCCTGCGTTCCACCATCCAATACATCCTGAACCCGGCCAACCGGGGAGATTACGGAGACCTGACGGTGATCTACGGAGCCCGGAACCCGGGGCTGCTGCTGTACAAGGATGAACTGGCGGAGTGGGATGCCCGGAGCGACATCAACCTGATTACCACCATTGACCGGGAGGCGGAAGGCTGGGGAGGCCGAGTGGGCTTTATCCCCACAGTGACCAAGGAAGTGGCGCCCAAGACGGACTACGCCATTATCTGCGGACCGCCGGTGATGATCAAGTTCACCATGCCGGTGTTGGAGGAATGCGGTTTTACGCCGGAACGGATCATTATGAGTTTGGAGAACCGGATGAAGTGCGGTATTGGCATGTGCGGCCGCTGCAATGTGGGCAGCAAGTATGTTTGCAAGGACGGCCCGGTATTTACCAAGGCGCAGTTGGACTGCCTGCCCAATGAGTATTAA
- a CDS encoding hydrogenase iron-sulfur subunit — protein MSEKEPKIVAFLCNWCSYAGADLAGVGRLQYPPNIRVVRVPCSGRINPLFVISALRSGADAILTSGUHPGDCHYVSGNLVARRKFALMKNLLNYMGVEKDRVNFTWVSASEGARFAEMITGLTGKVKALGPNKGIFQKAE, from the coding sequence ATGAGCGAAAAAGAACCTAAAATAGTCGCGTTTCTATGCAACTGGTGCAGCTACGCGGGAGCAGACCTGGCAGGGGTGGGCCGACTGCAATATCCCCCCAACATCCGGGTGGTGCGGGTCCCCTGCTCGGGACGCATCAACCCGCTGTTTGTGATCAGCGCACTGCGCTCCGGAGCGGATGCCATCCTGACCTCCGGCTGACACCCCGGAGACTGCCACTATGTTAGTGGCAACCTGGTGGCCCGGCGTAAATTTGCACTGATGAAAAACCTGTTAAACTACATGGGCGTGGAAAAAGACCGGGTGAACTTCACCTGGGTATCGGCGTCCGAAGGGGCGCGTTTTGCCGAAATGATCACCGGCCTGACGGGCAAAGTAAAGGCCTTGGGCCCGAACAAGGGCATATTCCAGAAAGCGGAGTGA